A section of the Pseudomonas flavescens genome encodes:
- the catC gene encoding muconolactone Delta-isomerase, whose protein sequence is MLFHVRMTVKLPTDMPAEQVTRLKADEKELAQRLQGEGTWRHLWRIAGLYANVSVFDVADAQALHDTLMQLPLYPCMEIEVMALCRHPSSIHDDDR, encoded by the coding sequence ATGCTGTTCCATGTGCGCATGACCGTAAAACTGCCCACCGATATGCCGGCCGAACAGGTCACCCGCCTGAAGGCCGATGAAAAAGAGCTGGCTCAGCGTCTGCAGGGCGAGGGCACCTGGCGCCATCTATGGCGAATTGCCGGGCTGTACGCCAACGTCAGCGTGTTCGACGTGGCCGACGCCCAGGCTCTGCATGACACTCTGATGCAACTGCCGCTCTACCCCTGCATGGAGATCGAGGTCATGGCGCTGTGTCGTCACCCGTCCTCGATCCATGATGACGATCGCTGA
- a CDS encoding muconate cycloisomerase family protein yields MSVPLIESLETLIVDLPTIRPHKLAMHTMQRQTLVILRLRCSDGIEGVGEATTIGGLAYAGESPESIKTNIDTYFAPLLIGQPAGNINAAMLRIDRNVRANTFARSAVETALLDAQGKRLGLPVAELLGGRVRDGLEVAWTLASGNTATDIEEAERMLDLRRHRIFKLKIGSRDASLDIAHVAAIKRALGDRASVRVDVNQAWSEAVAMRACQALGDAGVDLIEQPIPRQDVQAQARVSARSPAPIMADEAIESVEDSFNLARAGAAPVFALKIAKNGGPRAVLRSAHIAEAAGIALYGGTMLEGSVGTLASAHAFATLSKLEWHTELFGPLLLTEDILVEVPVYRDFELKIPTTPGLGVTLDEERLQHFRRR; encoded by the coding sequence ATGAGCGTTCCCCTGATCGAAAGCCTCGAGACCCTGATCGTCGATCTGCCGACCATTCGCCCGCACAAGCTGGCGATGCACACCATGCAGCGGCAGACCCTGGTGATCCTGCGCCTGCGCTGCAGTGACGGTATCGAAGGTGTCGGTGAAGCCACCACCATTGGTGGCCTGGCCTATGCCGGGGAAAGCCCGGAAAGCATCAAGACCAACATCGATACCTACTTCGCACCGCTGCTGATCGGCCAGCCGGCCGGCAACATCAACGCCGCGATGCTGCGCATCGACCGCAACGTGCGCGCCAACACCTTCGCCCGCTCGGCAGTGGAAACCGCCTTGCTCGACGCCCAGGGCAAGCGCCTTGGCTTGCCGGTTGCCGAGCTGCTCGGTGGCCGTGTGCGTGACGGTCTGGAAGTCGCATGGACGCTGGCCAGTGGCAATACCGCCACAGACATTGAAGAGGCCGAGCGCATGCTCGACCTGCGTCGCCACCGGATTTTCAAGCTGAAGATCGGCAGCCGCGATGCGTCGCTGGATATCGCCCACGTAGCGGCCATCAAGCGCGCATTGGGCGACCGTGCCAGCGTTCGGGTAGACGTCAACCAGGCGTGGAGCGAAGCGGTGGCCATGCGCGCCTGCCAGGCGCTCGGCGATGCCGGCGTCGATCTGATCGAGCAGCCGATTCCTCGCCAGGACGTGCAGGCCCAGGCGCGCGTCAGCGCCCGCAGCCCAGCGCCGATCATGGCCGACGAAGCCATCGAGAGCGTGGAAGACAGTTTCAACCTGGCCCGTGCCGGCGCCGCACCGGTGTTCGCCCTGAAGATCGCCAAGAATGGTGGCCCGCGCGCCGTGCTGCGCAGCGCCCATATCGCCGAAGCCGCGGGTATCGCTCTGTACGGCGGCACCATGCTCGAAGGCAGTGTCGGCACCCTGGCCTCGGCCCATGCCTTCGCCACCCTCAGCAAGCTGGAGTGGCACACCGAGCTGTTCGGGCCGCTGCTGCTGACCGAGGACATCCTCGTCGAGGTGCCGGTGTACCGCGATTTCGAACTGAAGATTCCGACCACGCCCGGCCTTGGTGTGACGCTCGATGAAGAGCGTCTGCAGCACTTCCGCCGTCGTTGA
- a CDS encoding LysR family transcriptional regulator, which yields MELRHLRYFRVLAETLNFTRAAERLHIAQPPLSRQIQQLEDELGVALIERGRPLRLTEAGRFFYEHSVQLLEQLGRVSEDTRRIAEGQRRWLGIGFTPSTLYGALPELIRQLRSEAAIELGLSELITLQQVEALKRGRIDIGFGRIHIEDPAIVQEVIREDPLVAALPAGHHLLAAPASLEDLAREPFVLYPGTPRPSYADHVLGLFARNGLKIRVAQMTNELQTAIGLVAAGIGITLVPASVQRLHRDDIGYTPLLDVSATSPIVISYRKDDDSPLLKRCLNLVKHLDPE from the coding sequence ATGGAGCTGCGCCACCTGCGTTACTTCCGCGTGCTCGCGGAAACCCTTAATTTCACGCGCGCAGCAGAACGCCTGCATATCGCCCAGCCGCCGCTGAGCCGGCAAATCCAGCAATTGGAAGATGAGTTGGGCGTGGCCCTGATCGAGCGCGGCAGGCCGTTGCGCCTGACCGAGGCTGGTCGGTTCTTCTATGAGCATTCCGTGCAGCTGCTTGAGCAGCTTGGCCGCGTCAGCGAAGACACGCGGCGGATCGCCGAAGGGCAAAGACGCTGGCTGGGAATCGGCTTCACTCCTTCCACACTGTATGGCGCACTTCCGGAGCTGATCCGTCAGCTGCGCAGCGAGGCCGCCATCGAGCTGGGGTTGTCCGAACTGATCACCCTGCAGCAGGTGGAAGCCCTCAAACGCGGCCGCATCGATATCGGTTTCGGGCGCATCCATATCGAGGACCCGGCCATCGTGCAGGAGGTCATTCGTGAAGATCCACTGGTCGCCGCCCTGCCCGCTGGCCATCATCTGCTCGCCGCCCCCGCATCGTTGGAAGACCTGGCACGGGAACCGTTCGTGCTCTATCCAGGCACGCCAAGGCCCAGCTATGCCGACCATGTGCTCGGGCTGTTCGCGCGCAATGGCTTGAAGATTCGCGTAGCACAGATGACCAACGAGCTGCAGACCGCCATTGGCCTGGTGGCCGCTGGCATCGGCATCACTTTGGTGCCGGCTTCGGTACAGCGCCTGCACCGCGACGATATTGGCTACACGCCCCTGCTCGACGTCAGCGCCACCTCGCCGATCGTCATCAGTTACCGCAAGGATGACGATTCACCGCTGCTCAAGCGCTGCCTGAATCTGGTCAAGCATCTCGATCCGGAGTGA
- the rpsA gene encoding 30S ribosomal protein S1 has product MSESFAELFEESLKTLDMQPGAIITGIVVDIDGDWVTVHAGLKSEGVIPLEQFFNEQGELTIKVGDEVHVALDAVEDGFGETKLSREKAKRAECWIVLEAAFAAEEVVKGVINGKVKGGFTVDVNGIRAFLPGSLVDVRPVRDTTHLEGKELEFKVIKLDQKRNNVVVSRRSVLEAENSAEREALLESLQEGQQVKGIVKNLTDYGAFVDLGGVDGLLHITDMAWKRIKHPSEIVNVGDEIDVKVLKYDRERNRVSLGLKQLGEDPWVAIKARYPESTRVVARVTNLTDYGCFAELEEGVEGLVHVSEMDWTNKNIHPSKVVQVGDEVEVMVLDIDEERRRISLGIKQCKTNPWEDFSGQFNKGDKISGTIKSITDFGIFIGLDGGIDGLVHLSDISWNEVGEEAVRRFKKGDELETVILSVDPERERISLGIKQLEEDPFSDYVAVNDKGTIVRGTVKEVDAKGAIITLADGIEATLKASEISRDRVEDARNVLKEGEEVEAKIISVDRKSRVISLSVKSKDVEDEKEAIKEMRKQEVETSGPTTIGDLIRAQMENQN; this is encoded by the coding sequence ATGAGCGAAAGCTTTGCAGAACTTTTTGAAGAAAGCCTGAAAACCCTGGACATGCAGCCGGGTGCCATCATCACTGGCATCGTGGTCGACATCGACGGCGACTGGGTTACCGTTCACGCTGGCCTGAAGTCCGAGGGCGTCATCCCTCTGGAGCAGTTCTTCAACGAACAAGGCGAGCTGACCATCAAGGTCGGTGACGAAGTCCACGTTGCGCTGGACGCGGTTGAAGATGGCTTTGGTGAAACCAAGCTGTCCCGCGAAAAAGCCAAGCGCGCCGAGTGCTGGATCGTCCTGGAAGCAGCTTTCGCCGCTGAGGAAGTGGTCAAGGGCGTTATCAACGGTAAGGTTAAAGGCGGCTTCACTGTCGACGTTAACGGCATCCGTGCGTTCCTGCCAGGTTCCTTGGTCGATGTCCGTCCGGTGCGTGATACCACTCACCTGGAAGGCAAAGAGCTCGAATTCAAGGTCATCAAGCTCGACCAGAAGCGCAACAACGTTGTCGTTTCCCGTCGTAGCGTCCTGGAAGCCGAAAACTCCGCAGAGCGCGAAGCCCTGCTGGAATCGCTGCAGGAAGGCCAGCAGGTCAAAGGTATCGTCAAGAACCTCACCGACTACGGCGCATTCGTGGATCTGGGTGGCGTCGATGGCCTGCTGCACATCACCGACATGGCCTGGAAGCGTATCAAGCACCCGTCCGAGATCGTCAACGTTGGCGACGAGATCGACGTCAAGGTTCTGAAGTACGATCGCGAGCGTAACCGTGTTTCCCTGGGCCTGAAGCAACTGGGCGAAGACCCATGGGTTGCTATCAAGGCGCGTTACCCGGAAAGCACCCGCGTTGTTGCGCGCGTGACCAACCTGACCGACTACGGCTGCTTCGCAGAGCTGGAAGAAGGCGTGGAAGGCCTGGTACACGTTTCCGAAATGGACTGGACCAACAAGAACATCCACCCGTCGAAAGTCGTTCAGGTTGGCGACGAAGTGGAAGTCATGGTTCTGGACATCGACGAAGAGCGTCGTCGTATCTCCCTGGGTATCAAGCAGTGCAAAACCAACCCATGGGAAGATTTCTCCGGTCAGTTCAACAAGGGTGACAAGATCTCCGGCACCATCAAGTCGATCACCGATTTCGGTATCTTCATTGGTCTGGACGGCGGCATCGACGGTCTGGTTCACCTGTCCGACATCTCCTGGAACGAAGTCGGCGAAGAAGCCGTACGTCGCTTCAAGAAGGGCGACGAACTGGAAACCGTCATCCTGTCGGTCGACCCAGAGCGTGAGCGCATCTCCCTGGGCATCAAGCAACTGGAAGAAGATCCGTTCTCCGACTACGTTGCAGTCAACGACAAAGGCACTATCGTTCGCGGTACTGTGAAAGAAGTTGACGCCAAGGGCGCGATCATCACCCTGGCCGACGGCATCGAAGCCACTCTGAAAGCCTCCGAAATCAGCCGTGACCGCGTTGAAGATGCGCGCAACGTTCTGAAAGAAGGCGAAGAAGTCGAGGCCAAGATCATCAGCGTGGATCGCAAGAGCCGCGTGATCAGCCTGTCCGTCAAGTCGAAAGACGTTGAAGACGAAAAAGAAGCAATCAAGGAAATGCGTAAGCAGGAAGTTGAAACTTCCGGTCCGACCACCATCGGTGATCTGATCCGCGCGCAAATGGAAAACCAGAACTAA
- the cmk gene encoding (d)CMP kinase: MSVNAPVITIDGPSGSGKGTVAGLLARQLGWNLLDSGALYRLLAFSARNHGVDLTNEESLKLLAAHLDVQFLAAGDGKPQRIILEGEEVTDAIRNEQIGAGASQVAALPAVRDALLQRQRAFNEAPGLVADGRDMGTVVFPEAPLKVFLTASAEERANRRYLQLKAKGDDVNLASLLDEIRARDERDTQRAVAPLKPAADAIQLDSTELSIEQVLERILSEVANRDLAG; the protein is encoded by the coding sequence ATGAGCGTCAACGCGCCGGTCATTACCATCGACGGGCCGAGTGGCTCGGGCAAGGGCACGGTTGCCGGTCTGCTGGCCAGGCAGCTGGGCTGGAACCTGCTGGATTCCGGCGCGCTGTATCGTCTGCTGGCATTCTCCGCACGCAATCATGGCGTCGACCTGACCAACGAAGAGTCGCTGAAGCTGCTGGCCGCGCACCTCGACGTGCAGTTCCTCGCTGCCGGTGACGGCAAGCCACAGCGCATCATCCTCGAAGGCGAGGAGGTGACCGACGCCATCCGTAACGAGCAGATCGGTGCCGGTGCTTCTCAGGTCGCGGCACTGCCAGCGGTGCGTGATGCGCTGCTGCAGCGCCAACGCGCCTTCAACGAGGCGCCGGGCCTGGTGGCCGATGGTCGTGACATGGGCACCGTGGTGTTTCCAGAGGCCCCACTGAAGGTTTTCCTGACCGCCAGCGCCGAGGAACGTGCCAATCGACGTTACCTGCAGTTGAAGGCGAAGGGCGATGATGTTAATCTCGCGAGTCTTCTTGATGAGATTCGGGCACGCGATGAGCGTGATACCCAGCGTGCGGTGGCTCCGCTCAAGCCGGCAGCCGACGCGATCCAGCTGGATTCCACCGAATTGTCCATCGAGCAGGTGCTGGAAAGAATTCTGAGCGAAGTCGCCAATCGCGACCTCGCCGGTTGA
- a CDS encoding bifunctional prephenate dehydrogenase/3-phosphoshikimate 1-carboxyvinyltransferase, with amino-acid sequence MVQRLVVVGLGLIGGSFAKGLRARGVCREVVGVDLDPQARRMAVELGVVDRCEEQLAAACQGADVIMLAVPILAMECLLGELARLDLGDAVLTDAGSAKGNVVRAADAVFGGVPARFVPGHPIAGSEQSGVEAANGELFKRHKVILTPLPQTDAIALQRVDQLWRELGADVEHMQVEHHDQVLAATSHLPHLLAFGLVDSLAKRNENLEIFRYAAGGFRDFTRIAGSDPVMWHDIFLANREAVLRTLDVFRDDLDALRDAVDAGDGHHLLGVFTRARVAREHFSKILARRAYVDAMHSNDLVFLANPGGNVRGRIRVPGDKSISHRSIMLGSLAEGTTEVEGFLEGEDALATLQAFRDMGVVIEGPHHGRVTVHGVGLHGLKPPPGPLYVGNSGTSMRLLSGLLAGQPFDVTMTGDASLSKRPMNRVANPLREMGAVVETGPDGRPPLTIRGGQKLKALTYTLPMASAQVKSCLLLAGLYAEGVTTVTEPAPTRDHTERMLRGFGYAVESNGPVASLQAGGKLTATRIEVPADISSAAFFLVAASIAEGSDLLLEHVGINPTRIGVIEILRLMGGDITLENPREVGGEPVADLRVRGAKLKGIEIPEALVPLAIDEFPVLFIAAVCAEGRTVLRGAEELRVKESDRIQVMADGLTSLGVKVEPTEDGIIIDGGQAIGGGEVHSHGDHRIAMAFSVASLRATAPIRIHDCANVATSFPNFLALAEQVGIRVAVEGQQ; translated from the coding sequence TTGGTCCAGCGCCTGGTCGTGGTTGGCCTCGGGCTGATCGGCGGCTCTTTCGCCAAGGGCCTGCGTGCCCGTGGCGTGTGTCGCGAGGTCGTTGGCGTCGATCTGGATCCGCAGGCGCGCCGCATGGCCGTCGAGCTGGGGGTGGTGGACCGCTGCGAGGAGCAGCTGGCTGCCGCCTGTCAGGGCGCGGATGTGATCATGCTGGCGGTCCCTATCCTGGCCATGGAGTGTTTGCTCGGCGAGTTGGCCAGGCTGGATCTGGGCGATGCCGTGCTCACTGATGCGGGTAGCGCCAAAGGCAACGTGGTGCGCGCTGCGGATGCGGTCTTCGGTGGCGTGCCGGCGCGCTTCGTGCCGGGCCACCCGATTGCCGGCTCCGAGCAGAGCGGGGTGGAGGCGGCCAATGGCGAGCTGTTCAAGCGCCACAAGGTGATCCTCACGCCGCTGCCGCAGACTGATGCGATTGCGCTGCAGCGCGTCGATCAACTGTGGCGCGAGCTGGGCGCCGACGTCGAGCACATGCAGGTCGAGCACCACGATCAGGTGCTCGCTGCCACAAGTCATTTGCCACATCTGCTGGCCTTTGGTCTGGTCGACTCGCTGGCCAAACGCAACGAGAATCTGGAAATTTTCCGCTATGCCGCCGGCGGCTTCCGCGATTTCACGAGAATCGCCGGCAGTGATCCGGTCATGTGGCACGACATCTTCCTCGCCAACCGCGAGGCGGTGCTGCGTACTCTGGATGTATTTCGCGACGACCTAGACGCCTTGCGCGATGCGGTCGACGCAGGGGACGGGCATCACCTGCTGGGCGTATTCACTCGCGCCCGCGTGGCCCGCGAACATTTCAGCAAAATACTGGCCCGTCGGGCCTATGTGGACGCTATGCACTCGAACGATCTGGTTTTCCTGGCTAATCCTGGTGGCAATGTCCGTGGGCGTATCCGCGTTCCAGGCGACAAGTCCATCTCCCACCGCTCGATCATGCTCGGCTCCCTGGCCGAAGGCACTACCGAGGTCGAAGGTTTTCTCGAGGGCGAAGACGCCCTGGCGACCCTGCAGGCGTTCCGCGACATGGGCGTGGTCATCGAAGGGCCGCACCATGGCCGCGTGACCGTGCATGGCGTTGGCCTGCACGGCCTGAAGCCGCCACCCGGTCCTCTCTACGTAGGCAATTCCGGCACTTCCATGCGCCTGTTGTCCGGCTTGCTGGCTGGCCAGCCCTTCGATGTGACCATGACCGGTGATGCATCGCTGTCCAAGCGCCCGATGAACCGCGTGGCCAATCCGCTGCGCGAAATGGGGGCCGTGGTCGAGACCGGCCCGGACGGTCGCCCACCGCTGACCATCCGTGGTGGCCAGAAGCTCAAGGCACTGACCTATACCTTGCCGATGGCCAGCGCCCAGGTTAAGTCGTGCCTGCTGCTGGCGGGTCTGTACGCCGAAGGTGTGACCACGGTTACCGAGCCGGCGCCGACCCGTGACCACACCGAGCGCATGCTGCGCGGCTTCGGTTATGCCGTCGAGTCCAACGGGCCGGTGGCTTCCCTGCAGGCCGGTGGCAAGTTGACGGCTACCCGCATCGAAGTGCCGGCGGACATTTCCTCGGCAGCGTTCTTTCTGGTGGCGGCTTCCATCGCCGAAGGCTCTGACCTGCTGCTCGAGCATGTCGGCATCAACCCGACGCGTATCGGCGTGATCGAGATTCTGCGCCTGATGGGCGGTGACATCACCCTGGAGAACCCGCGTGAAGTCGGGGGCGAGCCTGTGGCTGACCTGCGCGTGCGCGGCGCCAAGCTCAAGGGGATCGAAATTCCCGAAGCGCTGGTGCCCCTGGCCATCGACGAGTTCCCGGTACTGTTCATCGCTGCGGTCTGCGCCGAAGGTCGCACCGTACTGCGTGGCGCCGAAGAGCTGCGCGTGAAGGAGTCCGACCGTATCCAGGTGATGGCCGACGGCCTGACCAGTCTGGGTGTGAAGGTCGAGCCGACCGAAGATGGCATCATCATCGACGGTGGCCAGGCCATTGGCGGTGGCGAAGTGCACAGCCACGGCGACCACCGCATCGCCATGGCCTTCAGCGTCGCCTCGCTGCGTGCGACGGCGCCAATCCGCATCCATGACTGCGCCAACGTCGCCACCTCGTTTCCCAACTTCCTGGCTCTGGCCGAGCAGGTTGGCATTCGTGTGGCCGTGGAGGGGCAGCAATGA
- the hisC gene encoding histidinol-phosphate transaminase gives MSCDFIALAQPGVQKLSPYVPGKPVDELARELNMDPASIVKLASNENPLGPSPKALAAIRAELDELTRYPDGNGFTLKTLLAERCGVSTAQVTLGNGSNDILELVARAYLAPGLNAVFSEHAFAVYPIATQAVGAQAKVVPAVNFGHDLPAMLAAIDADTRVVFIANPNNPTGTWFDTQALRDFLAGVPENVLVVLDEAYIEYADGDELPDGLDFLAGHANLLVSRTFSKAYGLASLRVGYGLSSTQVADVLNRVRQPFNVNSFALAAACAAFDDAEYLARSREINAAGMLQLQEGCRELGLGWIPSKANFLAIDFARDTAAINQGLLREGVIVRPVAGYGMPNHLRVSIGLPAENARFLEALRKVLNA, from the coding sequence ATGTCTTGTGATTTCATCGCCCTGGCCCAGCCAGGCGTGCAGAAACTTTCCCCCTACGTGCCAGGCAAGCCGGTCGACGAGTTGGCCCGCGAGCTGAACATGGATCCGGCCAGCATCGTCAAACTGGCCAGTAACGAGAATCCGCTCGGCCCGAGCCCCAAGGCGCTGGCGGCAATTCGTGCCGAGCTCGACGAGCTGACTCGCTACCCCGACGGCAACGGTTTCACCCTGAAAACCCTGCTGGCCGAGCGCTGCGGCGTCTCCACCGCTCAGGTCACCCTGGGCAATGGCTCCAACGACATTCTCGAGCTGGTCGCCCGCGCCTACCTGGCCCCAGGTCTGAATGCGGTGTTCAGCGAGCACGCGTTCGCCGTGTACCCGATCGCTACCCAGGCCGTTGGCGCGCAGGCCAAGGTCGTGCCGGCGGTCAACTTCGGTCACGACTTGCCGGCCATGCTGGCGGCCATCGATGCCGACACCCGTGTGGTATTCATCGCCAACCCCAACAACCCGACCGGCACCTGGTTCGACACCCAGGCGCTGCGCGATTTCCTCGCCGGCGTGCCGGAAAACGTGCTGGTGGTGCTGGACGAGGCCTACATCGAATATGCCGACGGCGACGAGTTGCCGGATGGCCTGGACTTCCTCGCTGGGCACGCCAATCTGCTGGTCTCGCGCACCTTCTCCAAAGCCTACGGGTTGGCCTCGCTGCGCGTTGGCTACGGCCTCAGCTCGACTCAGGTCGCCGACGTGCTGAACCGTGTGCGTCAGCCGTTCAACGTCAACAGCTTCGCACTGGCCGCGGCCTGCGCAGCGTTCGACGATGCCGAGTATCTGGCCCGCAGCCGTGAAATCAACGCAGCTGGCATGTTGCAATTGCAGGAAGGTTGCCGCGAGTTGGGCCTGGGCTGGATTCCGTCCAAGGCCAATTTCCTGGCCATCGACTTTGCTCGTGATACCGCTGCGATCAACCAGGGGTTGTTGCGCGAGGGAGTGATCGTACGGCCAGTCGCCGGCTACGGCATGCCCAACCACCTGCGCGTTTCCATCGGCCTGCCGGCCGAGAACGCCCGCTTCCTGGAAGCGCTGCGCAAGGTGCTCAACGCGTGA
- the pheA gene encoding prephenate dehydratase has product MTADANTDQALQALRLRIDSLDEKILELISDRARCAEEVARVKMASLPAGEQPVFYRPEREAQVLKRVMERNRGPLGNEEMARLFREIMSSCLALENPLKVAYLGPEGTFSQAAAMKHFGHAVISQPMAAIDEVFREVVAGAVNFGVVPVENSTEGAVNHTLDSFLEHDLVICGEVELRIHHHLLVGDATKTDRITRIYSHAQSLAQCRKWLDAHYPNVERVAVSSNADAARRVKSEWNSAAIAGDMAANLYDLTRLAEKIEDRPDNSTRFLIIGNQEVPPTGDDKTSVIVSMRNKPGALHELLVPFHQNNIDLTRIETRPSRSGKWTYAFFIDFVGHHRDPLIKDVLEKINGEAVALKVLGSYPKAVL; this is encoded by the coding sequence ATGACTGCGGATGCGAACACCGATCAGGCGCTGCAGGCTCTGCGCCTGCGCATCGATAGCCTGGACGAGAAGATTCTCGAACTGATCAGCGACCGTGCACGCTGTGCCGAAGAAGTGGCGCGGGTCAAGATGGCCTCGCTGCCCGCTGGCGAGCAGCCGGTGTTCTACCGTCCCGAGCGTGAGGCTCAGGTGCTCAAACGGGTGATGGAGCGTAATCGCGGCCCGCTTGGCAATGAGGAAATGGCGCGGCTGTTCCGTGAAATCATGTCCTCCTGCCTGGCGCTGGAGAATCCGCTGAAGGTCGCCTATCTGGGCCCGGAAGGTACCTTCTCCCAGGCGGCGGCCATGAAGCATTTCGGTCATGCCGTGATCAGTCAGCCCATGGCGGCTATCGACGAGGTGTTCCGCGAAGTGGTGGCCGGCGCCGTCAACTTCGGTGTAGTGCCCGTGGAGAACTCCACCGAAGGTGCGGTCAACCACACCCTCGACAGCTTCCTCGAGCACGATCTGGTGATCTGCGGCGAAGTGGAACTGCGCATCCACCATCATCTGCTGGTCGGCGACGCCACCAAGACCGACCGGATTACCCGCATCTATTCCCATGCCCAGTCTCTGGCCCAGTGCCGCAAGTGGCTGGACGCCCATTACCCGAACGTCGAGCGCGTGGCGGTTTCCAGCAACGCCGATGCCGCCCGCCGGGTGAAGAGTGAATGGAACTCGGCGGCCATCGCCGGTGACATGGCCGCCAACCTGTACGACCTGACCCGGCTCGCCGAGAAGATCGAGGATCGCCCGGATAACTCCACGCGCTTCCTGATCATCGGCAACCAGGAAGTCCCGCCGACCGGCGACGACAAGACCTCGGTGATCGTCTCCATGCGCAACAAGCCAGGCGCGCTGCACGAGTTGCTGGTGCCGTTCCACCAGAACAACATCGACCTGACCCGCATCGAAACCCGTCCGTCGCGCAGCGGCAAGTGGACCTACGCCTTCTTCATCGATTTCGTCGGTCACCACCGCGATCCGCTGATCAAGGACGTGCTGGAAAAAATCAATGGGGAAGCCGTGGCGCTCAAGGTGCTGGGCTCCTACCCGAAGGCGGTACTTTAA
- the serC gene encoding 3-phosphoserine/phosphohydroxythreonine transaminase, translating to MSKRAYNFCAGPAALPEAVLQRAQAELLDWQGKGLSVMEMSHRSDEYTAIAEKAEQDLRDLLTIPSDYKVLFLQGGASQQFAEIPLNLLPEDGTADYIDTGIWSKKSIEEARRYGNVNVAASAKAYDYFAIPGQNEWQLSKDAAYLHYASNETIGGLQFDWIPEAGDVPLVVDMSSDILSREVDISKFGLIYAGAQKNIGPSGLVVAIIREDLLGRARSACPTMLNYKIAADNGSMYNTPATFSWYLSGLVFEWLKEQGGVAAMEQRNKAKKELLYGVIDASEFYSNPIASNARSWMNVPFRLADERLDKPFLAGADARGLLNLKGHRSVGGMRASIYNAVGLDAVQALVAYMAEFEKEHG from the coding sequence GTGAGCAAGCGAGCCTATAACTTCTGCGCCGGCCCGGCCGCGCTTCCCGAAGCCGTTCTGCAGCGTGCCCAGGCCGAACTTCTAGACTGGCAGGGTAAAGGCCTGTCCGTCATGGAAATGAGCCACCGCAGTGACGAATACACGGCCATCGCTGAAAAGGCCGAGCAGGATCTGCGCGATCTGCTGACCATTCCCTCCGACTACAAGGTGCTGTTCCTGCAAGGTGGGGCCAGCCAGCAATTCGCGGAAATACCGCTCAACCTGCTGCCTGAAGACGGTACTGCCGATTACATCGATACCGGCATCTGGTCGAAGAAGAGCATCGAGGAGGCCCGCCGCTACGGCAACGTCAACGTCGCCGCCAGCGCCAAGGCCTACGACTACTTCGCCATTCCCGGGCAGAACGAGTGGCAGCTGTCCAAGGATGCCGCCTACCTGCATTACGCCAGCAACGAAACCATCGGTGGCCTGCAGTTCGACTGGATCCCCGAGGCTGGCGACGTACCGCTGGTGGTCGACATGTCGTCCGATATCCTCTCGCGTGAAGTGGATATCTCCAAGTTCGGCCTGATCTATGCCGGCGCTCAGAAGAACATCGGCCCCAGCGGGCTGGTGGTCGCGATCATCCGTGAAGACCTGCTCGGCCGCGCGCGCAGCGCCTGCCCGACCATGCTCAATTACAAGATCGCTGCCGACAACGGCTCGATGTACAACACCCCGGCGACCTTCTCCTGGTACCTTTCGGGGCTGGTCTTCGAGTGGCTGAAAGAGCAGGGCGGTGTGGCCGCCATGGAGCAGCGCAACAAGGCCAAGAAGGAACTGCTGTACGGCGTGATCGACGCCAGCGAGTTCTACAGCAACCCGATCGCCAGCAATGCCCGTTCGTGGATGAACGTACCCTTCCGTCTGGCTGACGAGCGTCTCGACAAGCCGTTCCTGGCGGGTGCCGATGCCCGTGGCCTGCTCAACCTCAAGGGCCATCGCTCGGTGGGTGGCATGCGTGCGTCCATCTACAACGCAGTGGGCCTGGATGCCGTGCAGGCCCTGGTCGCTTACATGGCGGAGTTCGAGAAGGAGCACGGCTGA